In the candidate division KSB1 bacterium genome, GCGCTCCGCGCCGCCATGGCCTGCGGTGACGAGCATGCCGAACAGGCCAAACAAATACTTGACAAGCTGCAAAAGAGCGAATCGGGAACGCAATATTTTCGATGATGGTTGCGTTGTATCGGCACGAGTTGAGGTGATAAGATTCGAGCGACGCCGATGATTCCCGCCGAAGTTTTGTTGGACGGCTACAGCCAGGGCATCTTTCCAATGGCCGATGAAGATGGGGAGATTCGATGGTACGAAGCCGACCCCCGCACGATTCTTGACATTCATCATTACCATATCCCGCACGATTTACGGCGCATTTTAAACCACAACCGATTTGAAATTCGTGTTGACACCGCATTCGCGCAGGTGATTCGCGCCTGCGCCGATCGCGCCTCGACCTGGATTTCCGAAGAGATCATCGCGTCTTACATCAACCTGCACAAATTGGGATACGCCCACAGCGTTGAAACGTGGTCGCGCCCAGCCATTTTACCCGGCGGCAAAAAGCAGGAAGCGGAATTGGTGGGGGGATTATACGGTGTGGCGCTTGGTGCGGCATTTTTCGGGGAATCGATGTTTCATCGCGCCTCGTACGCCTCAAAAGTGGCGCTGGCGCATCTGGCGGAACGTTTGAAGAACCAGGGCTTCGAGCTGCACGATGCGCAAATGATGAGTCCAACGCTCAAATCATTTGGCGCTCAACAGATTTCATGCGAAGAATATTTGAAACGCCTGCGCCAGGCGCTGACCAAGAGCCGGAAATTTTAAACCCCAACCGTAACATGATTGGGGTTTTTAATTTTAATGCAATTGCTTGGCCACCTTTTCGTCGCGTTCGATCTTGCCGTCGCGCAACCGAATAATTCGCAGCGCGTGCTCGGCGATATACTCTTCGTGCGTCACCAAAATAATCGTATTACCCTGGCGATGCAGCTCCTCGAAAATCTGCATAATCTCGTCGCCAGTGGTGGTGTCCAAATTTCCGGTCGGCTCGTCAGCAAAAATAATGGAAGGATTGTTGATCAAGGCGCGGGCAATCGCCACGCGCTGGCGCTGACCACCGGAAAGCTCGTTGGGCTTGTGGTGAAAACGATCGCCGAGCCCGACGCGCTGCAAAGCTTCCATGGCCATGGCCCGACGCTTGGCCGCCGGAACGCCGGCGTAGATCAACGGCAGTTCGACATTGTGCAGGGCGTTGGCCCGCGGCAGCAGATTGAACGTCTGAAACACAAAGCCGATCTGCC is a window encoding:
- the aat gene encoding leucyl/phenylalanyl-tRNA--protein transferase; amino-acid sequence: MIPAEVLLDGYSQGIFPMADEDGEIRWYEADPRTILDIHHYHIPHDLRRILNHNRFEIRVDTAFAQVIRACADRASTWISEEIIASYINLHKLGYAHSVETWSRPAILPGGKKQEAELVGGLYGVALGAAFFGESMFHRASYASKVALAHLAERLKNQGFELHDAQMMSPTLKSFGAQQISCEEYLKRLRQALTKSRKF
- a CDS encoding ABC transporter ATP-binding protein, translated to MLIDVRNLVKIYQIGTVEVNALRGVDLHIQKNEYVAIMGPSGSGKSTLMNILGCLDTPTDGSYALDGEMVSQMNDDQLADIRNRQIGFVFQTFNLLPRANALHNVELPLIYAGVPAAKRRAMAMEALQRVGLGDRFHHKPNELSGGQRQRVAIARALINNPSIIFADEPTGNLDTTTGDEIMQIFEELHRQGNTIILVTHEEYIAEHALRIIRLRDGKIERDEKVAKQLH